The sequence caaatgtaaactatacagcaacttaagtgaatttatctgacttcggctacaccgatttttgaattccggttccagtattgaatcgttcctgaataccggctctggaagtacctgaaaattaccgtaaactataAAGTAGAACTTACttagacatatcatggaatgtttaatcgattgtcacacttttagatgcatattcgatccgatttgcagtttcgacattacagagtaatgagtgattaaaatctcaaattgccccttaaaacgacggtcattaaaataatgtaatgaaaactgaaacaccgaagaatattcatgcaaaaatcacatgcggattgataaaaaaaaaagatatcatctcactgctaggtgcattgagcacgttttttttctgaacaTCAGAATATTGTTCTAATGAATCTCGGAACAGAGCATTTGGTTCACTGAACAATCAGTAACATGTGTGTTGCCGATTCGGCATTTCGTTATGTCGAGCTCTCTTTCAAGTGTGTAATGTCACTGGTGATCAAAATCAACGTTTATCGTGTTTCGTGTAACTTTCATGAGTTTTAATAGATTATAACACACCAATGCAAACCAGTATAGATAAACTTTCATCATCTGTCCGTCGATCGCGACCTGTAAAATAACATTTACTTGATTACACAGTAAACCAAGTCCGCGACTATCGGCATTGTCAAACTCTTGCATGCGAACCATAGCATAAAAAGCATAAACAAAATGACCGGTACCATATCGGTAGGCGATTCCGTTGAGGTTCCACAGCTTCTCGCTACTGCTCAGCATAGAATACGACCTTGGTTTGCTTTGGACAAGGCAATGACGGGTGCCATGTATGGAAAGTTGTCGGATTTGCCAGACCATGTGGTAAGTTACATACTGAGAATCGTCGCCTAGAACACAAACATATCTTACGACATACTTGCGAGACATTTTACTACGCGAAGCTTGTCGGATGTCGTTTTAATCGTGATATTGAAACATGACATCAATCATGCATCTGATTTACTTGAAATCCATATTAACAATACTGGGAAATAATATGATAAATAGGTGAACAACCCGACTTTCGTCTACTCAACGCGGCACCTGCtttcattcataaaatgtagagTGCCTATAGCCAGAGTGAcggcatctcatccgtaatgttgactACAATTCTAATCATTTattccgaaatgttggcagtttcgTTAGCTTTAAATTGTATTTGTAAGAtcagcaatagcaatataaacattaaagactgtcccagaaagtatggacgcaaccaaaaaccgctgccattttgcaatgattcagaatctatcaatttttatggctgcgtcttgttgtttacactcttccctAACCACTTGTAAAGCAAAgcattggtattacattcctgtagtggaatttggtcttctgtttcaacagacttcgcagccgattcagagtgtaaagaatcagtgcatggctggtgctacgattctaccgaCACTacgaatctttccaggtcggggctcgaacatacgacaactggtttgtacgaccagcgccctatgcattgaaccgccaacccgggacgaagttgtgcagttgtttattcgttttcattagtttgtttcgaaatgcgtggactttcagcagaacgacctcgaaaaattgtgttcaaacgatgcacagaacgcggactgtcactgagaaatatagcaaaaatggaaggagtaagtgaaaaagccgtgcgaaatgcaatcaggaagttcggaggataacacctttgaggataaaccgaaaacgggtcgaaaaaaaggtcctgctaaccctcagttggataaacgtatactgaaggcgttcgagcaaaagaaggaggtttcagttcgggatgtagccaaaaaagtgggcacttcgaagtcaaatgatcttcgtgctaaagaacgttagaatcttcgaacctatgagAATCAGAAACAAcccaaacgtagtccgaaacaagaagcatcgatcaggccgagggtccgaaagctgtacaatacgattcttgctggaaatttgaacggcATGGActgcatggacgacgaaacctacgtgaaactcgattacaaatccttgctgggaccacaatattatatggtgcgagaagggcaagtgttaaaccagtccgagacatcgattgaagtcgaaaaatttggtaagaaagctatggtctggcaagcaatttgtagctgcggtaagatttcgaaccccttcatcaccactgcttcaatgaacagcgcaatatacatcaaggaatgtttacaaaaacgacttctacccatgattcgaagccacaaggatcctgttgtcttctggttagATCTAGCttattgccactactcgaagtcaacggtagaatggtatactaccaaaaatgtcactttcgtcccaaaagacatgaaaccCAGGCAAAACCTTTGCTGTTGTATGGATGCTTGCTAAACAAAACTTTCTCCACCGCAGTAAAATCCGTCAATTTTAGTttaaagtacgattcagacggtccatcACAGTCAACCTCCGATACCGTCATTgtcaaaattagttgaatgttaGCTGGACCATCTGAATCGTACTACATTCTGTCATACGGAAGGACTATTTCAGACACTAGGGAAGTCAGTTGTTTGAAACAATGGGAAATGTTTTGTTTGAAACAGTGTGGCCTAAATTATTCGACAAAAACACGAAACAACATGTTTGTttctatttcattttattattgaatttattgtttttttttatcatttattatttGTGTTTTTCCTTCGGTACATTCGCAATCGTATTGCGAAAGCACTTCTGCATTTTATTTCCTTCGCACGAACGATGACTGCGCATGACTGGTCAAACCATTCCTGATTGACAAGCGGGTGAAAATAGTTCTATGCaaaaatcgaagttgaaactcgCGATGAGACGATTAGAACAAAGTTGTTTCACACAAATGGATTTGGGTCGTCAAATTCATCGTAATAGTTCTATTATATAGTTGAAAAAAGTCCAGTTTTCGCCCATTGCTTGTACGTGCTCGTAGTGACTGTTAGAGTGTTAGATGTGTTAGATGAAGCAATACTCATGTTATATAAATCATTAATTCGGTTAGTTTACGTATCTGAAGTGATTATGTTAAACTCCGAATCATTCATTCGTGTTACATCAATTGATTATTGACGTGAACCCAAACAACGAAACTTAGTCGTATTTGACGTCTGCAAGCAGATAGCGGTCAATAATTAGCACTTACTGGCATCATGTCAATGATTCGATGCTGCTTTGAACCAGTGGAGATGCCAGAGTTTTTGGACTCATTCGTGAAAAAGTGCACTGAAGGATGTAAGTTATACAGTATCCTACAGTTTTTACCATTCTTACACTTTACATgtaaaaatcaatgtttatTCATTCTGTTTGTTGACATTGAAAAAATGTGAATGACATAGTTTCGTTGTGAGTGAGATTGCTTCGTGAGTAATTGATGAGTACAACAGCTAAATACCAATCAAATTCGACGTTGTTCAATGTTTCAGTTTTCTATATTCTATTCAGAAAAGAATTGAATTAGTTTTCACATTCCgaaatttttgatttggtttAATGAATGAGACAAAGGCAAAATAGATTTCTAtctcagagaacagacatcctatatgaaacaaaaacacctaaagtacaaattagttacattaaacattctgacacacaaatattccgaaataaccagtatagttctttatgataaaataatggtggctctgaaaagaaccttttataaaggcgttcgtgatggagagtgaggagttgagttcgaattctGATAgataccattgacttccgatgggccgtatacagtatagtgaagtaaaatttcgcataattctttgggtatattaTATAGTATAGGGCAGGTGTGCCGTACCACGTTTTGtaacacgcaaaaggtctgctctcattattgccgactgctgctcccgacaATCGAAgtacaaatgaaagcacgagctaagcgtttgaggctttataccacgcaaaaggtctgcttttatTGCCAACTACTCCACCTgaagaccgaagtccaaataagAGCACGAACTAAGACCTAAGAATTTCATCAATAGCCATATCAATGtatacaattatatctttgtacatacttgcgatgcggatatcgatatttaagcttctcttcgtcaagcttgtgttcaagttttttatgcatgcagttatttttatagcgtttctctaccattactaccattctgcgatttcggttgaagcaataaactttttcttattattaatcgattaacattaatttctaaaattaatcttaagcactcaaaatttatcctggagTAGTCGCAAATTTTTCAGGCAAAAACGACAcagcatggaatttcatccgaactcgcatgacacgtgcttccaacagcttcgcttttggatcgattgaccaatcagagcgatactttcacttcgatatatcgcttactccttcaaaaccgtcgtctatggcagggaaatccgatatgccggagttTTTTGGCaggcaaaataggacactgctcgctactaatcaaaatttcaatcatttataattgaaaatatgttgcttgatacattcaaatcgattcTTAGAAATGTTTCCAATtaattaatgaaataatattcataattgatacaaaatatgctgagctgtaagtgtttaaaacctgaccacatttctacgtgtatttttccttgagtttctgatttgcagccctatatagaaaataaagatgtgttccacatcaaaattatgATGTTGGGTTAagaacatcaagagatattcgcgataaagttctaccCACtcctgtacagggtaaattttacatattctcacgttaaaataataattgagttaaatttcgaatatttttttacagTTATTATTACTATGTAATACTTTAACCctataaaacgatttttttattgcttacacttgattttagaaacccgGATTTATTCATTGCAGAGTTGAATTTATAATTGGATGGATTGAAAAGAGCACAGTGTCGAAAAAACTAAAACCCCATGGAGTTGTTCGATCTATTGATGTGAAaccaggcaaccaaaatttctaatgatcgatattttattcaaacagttTAATCAATCGCCATGCTTTTGAATGCGCGATAGCACGAGAATCTCCTTCGAATGATCTATTACATCCGGTTTTACGCGCCTTTTTCacgaggatttccgaagctacgcgattttttatgcgCTACATATCCCTAcgtaaaaagacctcagtgtattaagAACCAACATCGAAGACGTGAACACAGACTCTGTTTGCCTAGATTCGGtggaattacatcaatagcccaaatatatgcaattatacctACGTGCATACTAGCgtaacggatttcgatatttaagcttctcttcgtcaagcttgtaatcaagttttggcaagcatacagttatttttatagtttatcttatttaaattagaaattaatctgaaGCACCTAAAATTTACGCTGGGATACTAGCaaatttctcaggtgaaaacgacataacaaagCATTTCATCCGAAcgtgcatgacacaagatcaaagaaaacaaattacagcttcaaatcgttttataacGCTTTAAGTCTTGTTGTCTAGCAGCTACTTTCCTCTGACATGTTACACGGGATACTGAAACGTTGGCTACAACTTCGTTTATATTCATAAATTCGCGTGTTTCCCTACAGCAACGCTTTTGTatcaattgaccaatcagagcgatgcttcctAACTGGTAGATCGctcactccttcaaaaccatcgtctccgtAAGGGAAACCCAGTAAACCAGCAAAGCGTCTTAGATTTTAAactgacaaaataggacactgctcgccattaattaaaatttcaatcatatataattgaaaatacgtgacttgatacattcaaatcaaaattgatacaaaattgactgaactATAAATTAACTGAAAACAAAGGTGTGTTGCACATCAAAACCCAATCTAGCATGCTGCTACTTTGTACGATAAGTATCTTACGTGACGTTTATTAACACAAAAGGTTGAGTCAACGATTTTCACCCTTATTAtaagtatcacttcacggtggaaatcaatgTAGGTTCTTATTACGGGAGTCGCTTCAGAGAATAAAGTAATTACTTAGATGAGCTTATGGTTATTACGAACAgcacatcactcaaattttgtaagaaaaaaatattttgttcactaAAAAGCAGCAGGGAAGGTGGAGCTCTGAATCGTTGATTAATAAAGAAAACGCAGCACAAATGCTTAACTTCTGTGACGTAGACATGTTTGCTTTTTGTTTCTAATCAATTTCATAACAAACAGTATGTCATGCATATAACGTAATCCGAGTATGAACAGTTCGGTTTCAATTTTATATTACTTTCGTTAAAACGTGTTATTTTCTAATAGTGTGAGCATAGTATTAGCATTTACAATATCACTATGGTCCAAAGATGCcaggtgaaaatttcaaatatctgcagacagggtttaaaaagtctgtaaatgtgaaaaaaaaaatctgcaggtaGCAAGCATGCCTTGCTGGCAGCAGTTTCTCTAttgagtatgacacgcaaaactgatttgacgagcaaaaaaaggtcgcggcaatttcaaaagtctgtaaatttggacgaaagtctgcaaaaaactcgattttcaaaagtctgcaaaagtctgtacaACAAAAATGTCTGCAACACTATgtccgaaatctgcagatttacagacaaatctgcagatctggcatcactGCTATGGTCGGTCGTGCCTTGTACCAGactctgtcagcttggagcgtatTCAATTTTCagctcagcaacgccatcgcatggcatcacattcaacaaatcatgtcaattgtatggatgtGCAGTATTGCTATTTTAGTGcgaacgaatttgacatttatctCCCCTTTTCTATGTACGACATTGGATGCGGACCTGCATGAGGGCGCCATACTCGCAAAAAATGAtgctgccaatgatttgttcgggaaatgtgagagctggatatcttgttaatatgatgtctttgcttgtacacaaccctttaactgttccccgcttgtgaggaattctggcaacggcAGAAGTCtgactgcattccggctgctgtcaaaattgtccaggcaaaATTGCGTCATTCTCTCACCGTATGTGTCTTGCCAATTTAGCACTTCTTTCTTTTTCTTGTTCgaattcatttgatattcgttaaTCCttcatgtacatacaaaaaaaacgaatcgaatgttattggcaataacattttccataatatgaagggcaataacttattaccATTCTTATAtactatttattgaaaaaataaatccaaagcgcaaaaaaatgtagaaccaattcaaaacggttctgtcaGTCTTGTACGGCAAAACCCGGCAGAAACAGAAcctttaataaccgctaggcgaaattctctgccggaattATAGCCAACCATCTGGGGGAAATctacccgccgcgtacaagtgggtcaTCTGGTAGCTTCATCATAGAcccgaatgaattccgaatcggtgagaaattttcattcgaaatttcatgtggaaatcataatgaattccgaataaattccaacttcagtgcaacaaccgattccgaatgaaattcgcctccaaccggttgattcggaaatctatCAGAATTGAGTGAGAAAATGCGGACTGAATCGTAAattcgttttctttttattcTATTTCTACTTAATATATAAATCGAAATCTTCAAGTTTTTCGCATatgcagaactagtaaataaccatctCTTCTTAAATATccagcataaactgttgaaattcgctggaaattagcaaaaaattccgtcatttcgataatgtgaatTAAAGTGCCCATAACCAGAGTAGCGACATGTCATCAGTAATGTtggtaaaaaaataaatgtGCGTCACTTAAATCAACTTTGGTCAGTAATTAGCTAGTACCAAATACATCGCATTAACAATCAACAAGATgtacagctctcacatttcccgagcaAATCTCgcaggcaacatcctttttagcGAGCATGGCGATACCTGTGAACTCTgcattcttatgtcgttttcgcttgagaaaactgaaactgacccagggtagtttcatcaaacaaacacttttcacgaaactgtgttgatttctcacttagcaacgagggttcgagcaaacctgatataaaaaccaggctcgaaactgactcgattttcagttcaacaatatTGAACCGAACCTAACCTGGCTTTAAACAAACggtttatgccccgtttacacttctgctggctgccagcatgctggtgtcagtgtactgccctcttaggaaaaaacgttcaactgtggtccaatgatccaaagtattagaccaacgaaggaccaccgttgaacgtttttttcctaagagggcagtacactgacaccagcatgctggcagccagcagaagtgtaatgccccgtttacacttctgctggttgccagcatgctggtgtcagtgtactgccctcttaggaaaaaaacgttcaacggtgatccttcgttggtctaatactttggatcattggaccacagttgaacgttttttcctaagagggcagtacactgacaccagcatgctggcagccagcagaagtgtaaacggggcataaacgGAGCATTAAcatcagttagagtggaaactgggttaggtttggcatcaagcgaaaacaacataaTAGTGCACCTTGCTTCATTTTCTGATGGTCCTTGCTGTTGCAACCCTGCATTTACTAGCGTTGGTAAACAAAACAATCATCCCTGCTgaagaaaactgaaaatgtcATTGATTCGACAACACTCTTTCAATCAGTTCGTCATAGGGATGTCAGACTTTtttaattatactcgattatacaATAATCgattataattttcaaactattcgaTTAAATTTTAATCTATTATCTGGGCTATTAATCGACTACTCGattattgctattgaattttagaacttttcgatttgtttaagaGCAAAATCAGCAGttgtaagagttatatgggtgggctataaaataactgaaactgaaacaaacgtatccccaggaaaccgttttagttttacACTGATAcgtatcgcgtaaaaaaaaccgcgccaaaaaaaaatgcttaacttcggaaatccgcgtaaaaaaccgcgtaatttcggaaatatcttagaaatgcataaatcgTCCTGATCTGGTGtattctcgaaaaattttttttgtgacaatcaactttgggacttagaaaaatttgtagacttccaaaatcaaaattttttttgatgccgaaaaaaactgcgtagctttagaaatccgcgtaaaaaaatcgcataacttcggaaattcgcgtaaaaagaaaacgtaaaaaaacgcgtaaaaagagactccAGTGTATTTATTCAAACAGTCCTACACtcaagcaaattgagtagtaaaaatcataaggcaaatcttatgatgcatcaaaaatcaccaaaatcataatttcataagattaatatgaacaatatacctctgcaacatacatctcatctatcactataatagttttcatacgaacaacataTGAACTCCacaatatatgagagaagttatgtttgttatagaaatttcgcacaatattcctaaaaagttcgtatgaatttcataaggcgttttattggaattccaattttcgtgatttcataaggcggccttatgattcgcttacgatattcttgtggctaaaaaccatacgaaatcattatgaaattccatatattttttgcctgagtgtactgtcaaatttaaaactggtatacgctgccgttctattttttctatatttgaaacacagataaaacgctgctggggctgccagtttattttgttataatttctagattgaagttttaaaactgacataaattatgcatctagaactagaacactcctgaatacgccctaataatcgaatattaatttcaaactaatcgattgaaaattactcgattatctgggttattaatcgattactcgactaATCGATCAATATCACGACATCCCTATAGTCCGTCATTGATCATGTCGCCGTCAGTCATGGAATATAATTCGTCTTCTAGTATTTAGGATAAAAAGGGATCGTTTAAtggaaatttattgaaaaattcaagTGTCCATTAGTAATCAATGTCCATCGTTTTTGTACCCCTAGTGAAAGCGTACAGTATTTCTTAGCCGGCCGCGCAAAATGATGGGTAACTTATACATTCGCCTAATGCAACCAAAATGGAATCGAACCAATTTTATCTTCATTATTTTTCATCAGCCATGTTGGCATTGAACATATCTAAACATTTAAACAATTTAGAGCGTATGATGAGTCATTAACCATAGAATGATTTTCTTTCCACAGGTTGCTGTGGCTGTTGCTCGGCCCTGAGACCTCGCTACAAGCGATTGGTAGATAACATTTTCCCGGTCAACCCTGAAGATGGACTGGTCAAATCAAATATGGAAAAGCTCACTTTTTACTCGCTGCGCTCGCCGGAGAAACTAGACCGCATCGGAGAGTACCTGTACCAACGAGCGTCCAAGGATATCAACCGCAAGCGGtacaagtttgtggaaattgcaaTGGAAGCAATGGATTTACTATTGATGGCTTGTCACGCCCAGATACTGAACCTGTTTGTAGAAAGCTTCCTACGGATGGTGCAAAAGCTGATGGAGGATATTAATCCGACACTGCAGATTATGGCGACTAACTCGTTCGTGCGGTTTGCAAACATTGAGGAAGACACACCATCATATCATCGCCGGTATGACTTCTTCATTTCCAAGTTCAGTTCTATGTGCTTCGGAAATAATGATGATCTCGAACTGCGTGATAGCATTCGGATGGCTGGCATCAAAGGTCTGCAGGGTGTAATTAGGAAAACGGTTTCGGATGATTTGGTTGAAAACATTTGGGAAAAGCAACACATGGAAAAAATAGTTCCCTCTCTTCTGTACAACATGCAATCGTCAAGTGAAAACAAAGTTGTAGATCAGGAAGCAACTCCATCTACGCCACCGGTATTGGCTGAGGCAGTTTTACGAGAGCTGGTTTCGCGAGCATCATTTGGCCACATTCGAGCCGTGCTTAAGCCACTACTGACGCACATGGATAACCATAAGTTGTGGGTGCCGAATCGGTTCGCGATTGACACTTTCCGAATTGTGATGATTTCGATTCAACCGCAGTATTCTTACACCGTTGTGGAAACACTAATGTCACACTTGGACCAAAATCTTGCGTCATCTCCGAAGACACGAACTTCACTGGCAGTTGTCCTTTCGAAGATTATTGCCATTGCAGCTGGCGAAAGCGTTGGCCCGTCTGCCCTTGATATTATTAACAATTTACTTACACACTTGAAAACATCGGTCAGTACCCAGCATGAATCTACTCCAGAAGAAACCCAATATCAGGAAGCATTAATCAACGCACTGGGAGAATTTGCAAACCATCATCCGGACTATCAGAAAATCGAAATCATGCTCTTCATTATGAACACCGTTCCGGATCCATCGAAGAAAAACAAAGGTGATCAACTGCTTCAGAACATCCTACTGAAGTCACTGCTCAAAGTTGGCACCCAATATCGGACCGTTTCGTTCGAAAAAGCTTTTCCCATATCGTTCCTCCAGCCGCTACTGAAAATGGCTCGTGCATCCTCGGTTGCAATCCGTGTTATCGTCATGCAGATACTTCAGCAATTGCTCGATCGTCACCAGAATCAGCACCTGATGAACGTAATCAGTATCAATCACTATCCAACACTTACGATGGAACAACCGTCCCGATCGGACATCCTGTTCACACACAAGTACGGTTCCAACATGTTGCAGTCCATTATCGATTGCATATCGCAGGATAACAACATGGACGTACTCAAATCTTCCTTCAACACTGCCGGGTTGATGGTCGTGGAGATGGCATGTGGTGAAACGGTGCAGGAGTTTTTGCTGTTTGTTCTCGGGTAAACGAGAATTCCTTTTGATAGCTGAACTGACTTTTTTGAAAGCATTTGTTTTCATCTTCCAGCGTTCAGCAAGTAGCCATTACCGAAGCCGAGCTATCGCCGAAACATCGTTGCAATTTACACAGTATAGCGATTTCTCTGCTTATGTTGATCGCCCGCTCCACGGGAACTGTGTCCATCGTGGAGTATGCGGAGAAGCTAATCCAGGCTCGTATGGAGGAAGCAATGTACCTGCTGCCACCCTTGCTAGACAACGACAAGTCGGCTCCAAGCACACTGAATACGAATCTTCCCCATCTCATGATTGATCAGCTGGCTATTGCGGAGTGTTTGCAGCAAGCTGGCATCGAACACAACCGTGTACAAACCGGAATGCCGTACTCACTAAACCAGACTGACATGTCAGCCCATAGGCACTCGTGGGTTGATACCAGTAAGTATGGTGGGTGACTTTTCTCTGAACTTCCCCCTTTACGGAACGTAACCTTAGGATGTAGAAATAATCCTGCCAATTTAAATTGACTGCCCTTCGATGTATTCATCCGTTGTTTCCTTGTTCCCAGGTGCAGCTCGCAACAGCATTGTCGATGCGAATTTCAACGATATTGAGTCAATCAGCAGTTCCCCGGGAGTGCAAAAACGTTCGCTCGCATCTGATTACAACTTCGAATCGATGAAACGTGTCCTAGCGGAACCAACCGAAACGGCCAAACGGGAAGCCCACGAGCGGCAGGCCGCTATTGGGCGAACCTTCCGTGAGACTGCATTCGAAGATTTGGTACGCCGCACCGAACCTCAACACGAAGTTATCCAGAACCGGTTGAATGAGATCTTCAATTCACTGGCTGCCGAACGACAGATTAGCTGCGGTAATCAACTGATGATGAATTCACCCGGAACGGTAGTAGACGCTGGCAAGATTAGCCAACAGCGCACGAtttatgaaaacaatttcccgGAGCTCTTTTTCTACTAATATGGTGCTTGGCGGGAGTGGTTATTagttgttttgttgttgatagCTTGTTAGAAAATGTACCCATATAAAGTCAAGTACGGAAAGAAACCCAAAATAAACACAATAAAATTGATGTTTCTAATGAATTGTATCGGAATCTTACAATTGACACTAAATTATTACTAGCAAAACTTATTGCACGACACAAAGATACTATCATTGAAGTCCACTAACATGTAAGTATCATATTCCAAAATGTGTTATGTGTTAGAACGATTTTAATCAACGACTGTTGACTttaattagcggcccttacacgagtcattaaaaatgtcattactaaaaaataatccacaatattgacagtataaaacaaattctgagaacgaaGTATAAATTTTAGTCATTTGCAActttatataataagtactctactcttgttcatggaacttaatGTTGAACATTTTTCCATGGGGGGATCGAAACCCCCAAACTAagcccccctgcgcacgggcctggttttaattatgctaagtgagaagtccaacataaggatataaaatcgtttaattttgacaccaaacccgtgaaaagaaaatggttttgAAGCGCTT comes from Malaya genurostris strain Urasoe2022 chromosome 3, Malgen_1.1, whole genome shotgun sequence and encodes:
- the LOC131435341 gene encoding protein EFR3 homolog cmp44E isoform X1 encodes the protein MSMIRCCFEPVEMPEFLDSFVKKCTEGCCCGCCSALRPRYKRLVDNIFPVNPEDGLVKSNMEKLTFYSLRSPEKLDRIGEYLYQRASKDINRKRYKFVEIAMEAMDLLLMACHAQILNLFVESFLRMVQKLMEDINPTLQIMATNSFVRFANIEEDTPSYHRRYDFFISKFSSMCFGNNDDLELRDSIRMAGIKGLQGVIRKTVSDDLVENIWEKQHMEKIVPSLLYNMQSSSENKVVDQEATPSTPPVLAEAVLRELVSRASFGHIRAVLKPLLTHMDNHKLWVPNRFAIDTFRIVMISIQPQYSYTVVETLMSHLDQNLASSPKTRTSLAVVLSKIIAIAAGESVGPSALDIINNLLTHLKTSVSTQHESTPEETQYQEALINALGEFANHHPDYQKIEIMLFIMNTVPDPSKKNKGDQLLQNILLKSLLKVGTQYRTVSFEKAFPISFLQPLLKMARASSVAIRVIVMQILQQLLDRHQNQHLMNVISINHYPTLTMEQPSRSDILFTHKYGSNMLQSIIDCISQDNNMDVLKSSFNTAGLMVVEMACGETVQEFLLFVLGVQQVAITEAELSPKHRCNLHSIAISLLMLIARSTGTVSIVEYAEKLIQARMEEAMYLLPPLLDNDKSAPSTLNTNLPHLMIDQLAIAECLQQAGIEHNRVQTGMPYSLNQTDMSAHRHSWVDTSKYGAARNSIVDANFNDIESISSSPGVQKRSLASDYNFESMKRVLAEPTETAKREAHERQAAIGRTFRETAFEDLVRRTEPQHEVIQNRLNEIFNSLAAERQISCGNQLMMNSPGTVVDAGKISQQRTIYENNFPELFFY
- the LOC131435341 gene encoding protein EFR3 homolog cmp44E isoform X4, which produces MMGCCGCCSALRPRYKRLVDNIFPVNPEDGLVKSNMEKLTFYSLRSPEKLDRIGEYLYQRASKDINRKRYKFVEIAMEAMDLLLMACHAQILNLFVESFLRMVQKLMEDINPTLQIMATNSFVRFANIEEDTPSYHRRYDFFISKFSSMCFGNNDDLELRDSIRMAGIKGLQGVIRKTVSDDLVENIWEKQHMEKIVPSLLYNMQSSSENKVVDQEATPSTPPVLAEAVLRELVSRASFGHIRAVLKPLLTHMDNHKLWVPNRFAIDTFRIVMISIQPQYSYTVVETLMSHLDQNLASSPKTRTSLAVVLSKIIAIAAGESVGPSALDIINNLLTHLKTSVSTQHESTPEETQYQEALINALGEFANHHPDYQKIEIMLFIMNTVPDPSKKNKGDQLLQNILLKSLLKVGTQYRTVSFEKAFPISFLQPLLKMARASSVAIRVIVMQILQQLLDRHQNQHLMNVISINHYPTLTMEQPSRSDILFTHKYGSNMLQSIIDCISQDNNMDVLKSSFNTAGLMVVEMACGETVQEFLLFVLGVQQVAITEAELSPKHRCNLHSIAISLLMLIARSTGTVSIVEYAEKLIQARMEEAMYLLPPLLDNDKSAPSTLNTNLPHLMIDQLAIAECLQQAGIEHNRVQTGMPYSLNQTDMSAHRHSWVDTSKYGAARNSIVDANFNDIESISSSPGVQKRSLASDYNFESMKRVLAEPTETAKREAHERQAAIGRTFRETAFEDLVRRTEPQHEVIQNRLNEIFNSLAAERQISCGNQLMMNSPGTVVDAGKISQQRTIYENNFPELFFY